From Nguyenibacter vanlangensis, one genomic window encodes:
- a CDS encoding methyltransferase domain-containing protein: protein MTEPYTAKHYAARAQDYVASAVHSQGSDLDRVERLVAGKGLRRVLDIGCGGGHVTYRLAPHVGEAVACDVTAPMLTAVTQEAARRGLSNVTTVQAPAENLPFEDESFDAVFCRFTTHHWSDAVAGLREARRVLAPSGMALFIDVTAPPSALLDSWLQSMELLRDISHIRNYGVAEWTILLEQAGFVLQTVESHRLRMDFESWVARTKTPPECVAAIRSLQHAAPNDVVRHFGIEADGSFMIDVSSFQVA from the coding sequence ATGACGGAACCTTATACGGCAAAGCACTATGCCGCACGGGCACAGGATTATGTCGCCAGCGCGGTACACAGTCAGGGAAGCGACCTGGATAGGGTCGAACGCCTGGTGGCGGGAAAGGGGCTGCGACGCGTTCTGGATATCGGTTGCGGAGGAGGCCACGTCACCTATCGGCTGGCACCCCATGTTGGAGAAGCGGTCGCCTGCGACGTGACCGCCCCGATGCTGACCGCCGTGACGCAGGAGGCCGCGCGCCGGGGACTGTCCAACGTCACGACCGTGCAGGCGCCCGCAGAGAATCTCCCATTTGAGGACGAGAGCTTTGATGCCGTGTTCTGCCGCTTTACGACCCATCACTGGTCGGATGCGGTGGCCGGCTTGCGGGAGGCGCGACGTGTGCTGGCACCGTCAGGGATGGCTTTGTTCATTGATGTGACGGCTCCACCTTCCGCCCTACTGGATAGCTGGCTGCAGTCGATGGAACTGTTGCGCGATATCTCGCATATTCGGAATTACGGAGTGGCTGAATGGACGATCCTGCTGGAACAGGCGGGCTTCGTTCTTCAGACCGTGGAGTCCCATCGTCTGCGTATGGACTTCGAAAGCTGGGTGGCGCGGACGAAAACACCACCTGAATGTGTCGCGGCCATCCGGTCTCTGCAACATGCCGCACCGAACGATGTAGTGCGCCATTTCGGAATTGAGGCTGATGGCAGCTTTATGATCGACGTCAGCAGCTTTCAGGTGGCATAG
- a CDS encoding phage integrase N-terminal SAM-like domain-containing protein gives MMTELISVGAISPLRQRLIDDMTMRGFSRETQRNYIRDVGRFATHLGRSPHTATAEEVRQFQIEQHEAGLPIPTMNSIVSALRFFFTYTLDRPDLARKLVRTRHPRNLPVVLSRDEVARLLNATTCLKHQVALSVGYGAGLRVAEVAALKVSDIDSARMLLRVERGKGGRYRNAMLPADLLTLLREWWKLGRQQGVRHPQGWLFPGQNTMKA, from the coding sequence ATGATGACGGAGCTTATTTCCGTAGGCGCGATCAGCCCTCTTCGCCAGCGCCTGATCGACGACATGACGATGCGGGGGTTCTCGCGCGAGACGCAGCGCAATTATATCCGTGACGTCGGTCGTTTTGCGACCCATCTGGGCCGTTCTCCGCACACGGCGACGGCGGAGGAGGTCCGTCAGTTCCAGATCGAGCAGCACGAAGCCGGCCTGCCGATACCGACGATGAACAGTATCGTGTCGGCGCTGCGGTTTTTCTTCACCTATACGCTCGACCGACCTGATCTTGCGCGCAAGCTGGTTCGCACCAGACATCCCCGCAACCTGCCTGTCGTGCTGAGCCGCGATGAGGTTGCCCGCCTGCTCAACGCGACCACCTGCCTCAAGCACCAGGTGGCGCTCTCGGTCGGCTATGGGGCGGGTCTGCGCGTGGCCGAGGTCGCCGCCCTCAAGGTGAGCGATATCGACAGCGCGCGCATGCTGCTGCGTGTTGAACGGGGCAAAGGGGGCCGTTATCGCAACGCCATGCTGCCGGCCGACCTGCTGACGTTGCTGCGGGAGTGGTGGAAACTCGGCCGCCAGCAGGGCGTGAGGCATCCTCAGGGCTGGCTGTTTCCTGGCCAGAACACGATGAAAGCCTAA
- a CDS encoding YbaK/EbsC family protein produces the protein MSRESVQAFFETHAPDLEPVVLTDSTATVAEAAQALGVQEGQIAKTLALKVGDERILVVMAGTGRLDNRKTKDTFGNRPRMLPAEEVLELTSHPVGGVCPFGLPQPVRVFCDASLRAFDVVWPAAGGRNSSVCLTPERLVELVGAEWVDVSQN, from the coding sequence ATGAGCCGGGAGTCCGTGCAGGCATTTTTTGAAACGCACGCACCAGACCTAGAACCCGTGGTGCTGACGGACAGTACGGCGACGGTAGCGGAAGCCGCTCAGGCGCTCGGGGTGCAGGAAGGGCAGATTGCCAAGACGCTGGCGCTGAAGGTCGGGGATGAACGGATTCTGGTCGTGATGGCAGGCACGGGACGGCTGGATAACCGCAAGACGAAGGATACGTTCGGGAACAGGCCCCGCATGCTGCCTGCGGAAGAAGTGCTGGAACTGACCAGCCATCCGGTCGGTGGCGTGTGTCCTTTCGGACTGCCGCAGCCGGTCAGGGTGTTCTGTGATGCCTCACTGCGCGCATTCGATGTGGTCTGGCCAGCAGCAGGAGGCAGAAACAGCTCTGTGTGTCTGACACCGGAGCGGCTTGTGGAGCTTGTTGGTGCAGAATGGGTTGATGTCAGTCAGAACTGA
- a CDS encoding VirB3 family type IV secretion system protein produces MSAPGDIPGWSVPLHRSLSEPILLAGIPRGAAIALGTFAAAIGLGLQLWLAGIALYLIGHAAALFLTRQDPQFGAVFARHLRVARHHLDV; encoded by the coding sequence ATGAGCGCGCCCGGCGACATCCCCGGCTGGTCGGTGCCGCTGCACCGCTCGCTGTCCGAGCCGATCCTGCTCGCCGGCATCCCGCGTGGGGCGGCGATCGCGCTCGGCACCTTTGCCGCCGCGATCGGACTCGGCCTGCAGCTCTGGTTGGCCGGGATCGCGCTCTACCTGATCGGCCACGCCGCCGCCCTGTTCCTCACAAGGCAGGATCCGCAGTTCGGCGCGGTGTTCGCGCGCCACCTGCGCGTCGCCCGCCACCATCTGGACGTGTGA
- the trbE gene encoding conjugal transfer protein TrbE, with translation MLDLREYRTRRRELADYLPWAGLVGPGIVLNKDGSLQRTARFRGPDLDAATPAELIAVTARVNNALRRLGEGWALFVEAARVEVPGYPGGDFPDPLSWLVDEERRAGFEQQGAQFKTTQYLTFCYLAPPERAAKASRILYERDRDTGVDWSEVLAAFRDETDRVFDLLATLMPECVWLDDAGTLSYLHATISTHGHHPIAVPEVPFYLDGLLPDCDLTPGIAPLLGRCHLRTLTLRGLPDSTWPLLLDELNRLPLASRWVVRWLPLDKAEAQKELGKKRRHWWAKRKGIAALLREVIWQQETRLVDSDAENQSRDADAALQELGSDAVSFGYFTATITVWDERESQVAEKVKQIGRVVRGKGFVAVEESLNAVEAWLSSLPGQCYANVRQPPVSSLNLVHMLPLSAVWAGPEGNAHLDGPPLLVARTDGATPFRLVLHQGDVGHTLIVGPTGAGKSVLLALIALQFRRYPGARVVLFDKGRSSKAAVLATGGSFHDLALSDDTSHAVAFQPLARIDDPAERAWAAEWLATLLAQEGIDLTPDVRGAVWSALGSLATAPRIERTLTGFSALLQSNRLKAALEPYTLAGPFGRLLDAEHEELGDAAMMAFETEDLLGSKHAARAVLLYLFHRIEQGLDGRPTLIGVDEAWFALDDPVFAPKLREWLKTLRRKNASVLFSTQSLADITNSAVAPAVIESCLSRIFLPNARAIEPESRDAYARLGLNARQIETIARAVPKREYWFQSVAGCRLFELALGPVALAVCGASRAEDLVAIDRVLAEAGRERFAAAWLRERGLPWAADLIAARSADFKNEGDAA, from the coding sequence ATGCTGGACCTGCGCGAATACCGGACCAGACGCCGGGAACTGGCGGATTACCTGCCCTGGGCCGGGCTGGTCGGTCCCGGCATCGTGCTGAACAAGGACGGCAGCCTGCAGCGCACCGCGCGTTTCCGCGGCCCCGATCTCGACGCCGCCACGCCGGCAGAGCTGATCGCGGTGACCGCGCGGGTGAACAACGCGCTGCGTCGGCTGGGCGAGGGTTGGGCGCTGTTCGTCGAAGCCGCGCGCGTTGAGGTGCCCGGCTACCCCGGCGGCGATTTTCCCGATCCGCTGTCCTGGCTGGTCGACGAGGAACGCCGCGCCGGCTTCGAGCAGCAGGGCGCGCAGTTCAAGACCACGCAATATCTCACCTTCTGCTATCTCGCCCCGCCCGAGCGCGCGGCCAAAGCCAGCCGCATCCTCTATGAGCGCGACCGCGATACTGGCGTCGACTGGTCGGAAGTGTTGGCCGCCTTCCGCGACGAGACCGACCGCGTGTTCGATTTGCTGGCCACCCTGATGCCGGAGTGCGTCTGGCTCGATGACGCGGGCACGCTGTCCTATCTGCACGCCACCATCTCGACGCATGGCCATCACCCCATCGCGGTGCCGGAGGTGCCATTCTATCTCGACGGCCTGCTGCCCGATTGCGACCTGACGCCGGGGATCGCGCCGCTACTCGGGCGCTGCCATCTGCGCACCCTGACCCTGCGCGGCCTGCCGGACAGCACCTGGCCATTGCTGCTCGATGAGCTGAACCGGCTGCCGCTGGCCAGCCGCTGGGTGGTGCGCTGGCTGCCGCTCGACAAGGCGGAGGCGCAGAAGGAACTCGGCAAAAAACGCCGGCACTGGTGGGCCAAGCGCAAGGGGATCGCTGCCCTGCTGCGCGAGGTGATCTGGCAGCAGGAGACCCGCCTGGTCGACAGCGACGCTGAGAACCAGTCGCGCGACGCCGACGCCGCTCTGCAGGAACTGGGATCGGATGCGGTCAGTTTCGGCTATTTCACTGCCACCATCACGGTCTGGGACGAACGCGAATCCCAGGTCGCCGAGAAGGTAAAGCAGATCGGCCGCGTCGTGCGCGGCAAGGGCTTCGTCGCGGTCGAGGAAAGTTTGAACGCCGTCGAGGCGTGGCTCTCCAGCCTGCCGGGTCAGTGCTACGCCAATGTGCGGCAGCCGCCGGTCTCGTCGCTGAACCTGGTGCATATGCTGCCGCTGTCCGCCGTGTGGGCGGGACCGGAGGGCAATGCCCACCTCGACGGTCCGCCGCTGCTGGTCGCCCGCACCGACGGCGCCACGCCGTTCCGGCTGGTGCTGCATCAGGGCGATGTCGGCCACACGCTGATCGTCGGGCCGACCGGAGCGGGGAAATCGGTGCTGCTGGCGCTGATCGCCTTGCAGTTCCGGCGCTACCCCGGTGCCCGGGTGGTGTTGTTCGACAAGGGGCGGTCGTCGAAGGCCGCGGTGCTCGCGACCGGCGGCAGCTTCCACGATCTGGCACTCAGCGACGACACGAGCCACGCTGTTGCCTTCCAGCCGCTGGCGCGGATCGACGATCCGGCCGAGCGCGCCTGGGCGGCGGAATGGCTGGCGACCTTGCTGGCGCAGGAGGGGATCGACCTCACCCCCGACGTGCGCGGCGCGGTCTGGTCGGCGCTGGGCAGCCTCGCGACGGCTCCGCGCATCGAACGCACGTTGACCGGCTTTTCCGCCCTGCTTCAATCCAACCGGCTCAAGGCGGCGCTGGAGCCCTATACGCTCGCCGGCCCGTTCGGGCGGCTGCTCGACGCCGAGCACGAGGAACTCGGCGACGCCGCGATGATGGCGTTCGAGACCGAGGATCTGCTGGGCTCGAAACACGCCGCTCGGGCGGTGCTGCTCTATCTGTTCCATCGCATCGAGCAGGGGCTGGACGGGCGGCCAACCTTGATCGGGGTCGACGAGGCGTGGTTCGCGCTCGACGATCCGGTGTTCGCGCCGAAACTGCGGGAATGGCTCAAGACGCTGCGCCGCAAGAACGCCAGCGTGCTGTTCTCCACCCAGAGCCTGGCCGACATCACCAACTCGGCGGTGGCGCCGGCAGTGATCGAGAGCTGCCTGTCGCGGATCTTCCTGCCCAACGCGCGGGCGATCGAGCCAGAGAGCCGTGACGCCTATGCACGGCTGGGGCTGAACGCCCGGCAGATCGAGACCATCGCCCGCGCGGTGCCCAAGCGCGAGTACTGGTTCCAGTCCGTCGCCGGGTGTCGGCTGTTCGAACTGGCATTGGGCCCGGTGGCGTTGGCCGTGTGCGGGGCGTCGCGCGCCGAGGATCTGGTGGCAATCGACCGGGTGCTGGCCGAGGCCGGGCGCGAGCGTTTCGCGGCGGCGTGGCTGCGGGAACGCGGCCTGCCGTGGGCGGCGGACTTGATCGCGGCCCGATCGGCAGATTTTAAGAATGAAGGAGACGCGGCGTGA
- the trbJ gene encoding P-type conjugative transfer protein TrbJ: MKRLRSLGVVIVLAGGTICSPPRAHAQWAVIDSANLGQNILTAARSLQEVNNQITQIQQFVQMLQNQARNLTSLPFSTLAQLQSSMSQLTGLMQQAQALSYSVTQLQQQFQALYPTYAGGVTQAGLLADAQTRWTASVASYQHSMAVQSQIVQAMPGDQAQITALMGQSQGAVGSLQAIQSGNQLLALQARQMAATQDLLAASGRASEADAMRRAEVENAAQAEWKRFYGNGVGYTPTTVTVFGGLSP; the protein is encoded by the coding sequence GTGAAAAGGTTGCGATCCCTCGGAGTTGTGATCGTCCTTGCTGGAGGAACGATCTGTTCACCTCCAAGAGCCCATGCCCAATGGGCGGTGATCGACAGCGCCAATCTGGGGCAGAACATCCTGACGGCGGCGCGCTCGCTGCAGGAGGTGAACAACCAGATCACCCAGATCCAGCAATTCGTGCAGATGCTGCAGAACCAGGCGCGCAATCTGACCAGCCTGCCATTCTCGACCCTGGCGCAGTTGCAGTCGTCGATGAGCCAGCTCACCGGCCTGATGCAGCAGGCGCAGGCGCTGTCCTACAGCGTGACGCAGCTCCAGCAGCAGTTCCAGGCGCTCTATCCGACCTATGCCGGCGGCGTGACCCAGGCCGGGCTGCTGGCCGACGCCCAGACGCGCTGGACCGCCTCGGTTGCCAGCTACCAGCACAGCATGGCGGTGCAGAGCCAGATCGTGCAGGCCATGCCGGGCGACCAGGCGCAGATCACCGCCCTCATGGGCCAGAGCCAGGGCGCGGTGGGATCGTTGCAGGCGATCCAGTCCGGCAACCAGTTGCTCGCCTTGCAGGCGCGCCAGATGGCCGCGACCCAGGATCTGCTGGCGGCCTCCGGCCGGGCCAGCGAAGCGGATGCGATGCGCCGCGCGGAAGTGGAAAATGCCGCCCAGGCCGAATGGAAACGATTCTATGGCAATGGTGTGGGGTATACTCCGACCACCGTCACCGTGTTCGGAGGATTATCCCCATGA
- a CDS encoding TrbC/VirB2 family protein — translation MISSRFYRHVSRLRILPFLVGIVLLAPSASYAAGSNMPWEQPLQQILDSVQGPVAKIIAVLIIIGTGLGLAFGESSGGMRKLIQIVFGLSIAFAAASFFLTFFNFSGGALA, via the coding sequence ATGATTTCTTCAAGATTTTATCGTCATGTTTCCCGTCTTCGTATTCTGCCATTCCTGGTCGGCATCGTGCTGCTCGCACCCTCAGCGTCTTATGCCGCCGGCTCGAACATGCCGTGGGAGCAGCCGCTGCAGCAGATTCTGGATTCCGTCCAAGGGCCGGTGGCCAAGATCATCGCGGTGCTGATCATCATCGGCACCGGACTGGGGCTGGCCTTCGGGGAGAGTTCCGGCGGCATGCGGAAGCTGATCCAGATCGTGTTCGGCCTGTCCATCGCCTTTGCCGCCGCCAGCTTCTTCCTGACCTTCTTCAACTTCTCCGGCGGCGCGCTGGCATGA
- a CDS encoding ribbon-helix-helix domain-containing protein yields MKSRFNCYFDPKLADRLTELSLRQGVHRSQIVEAAVASFLSPDALDRQEAAYVRRLDRLSRHMERIERDLTIAIEAQALFVRFWLSVTAPLAPSQQAAAKAQGAQRYQSYIETLGRRLQRGDSLVREISEEIWPERRHAAATPTADFTPDDPDPSGDEGETA; encoded by the coding sequence ATGAAATCCCGCTTCAACTGCTATTTCGATCCCAAGCTCGCCGACCGACTCACCGAGTTGTCGCTGCGCCAGGGCGTGCATCGCTCGCAGATCGTCGAGGCTGCCGTGGCCTCGTTCCTGTCGCCGGACGCGCTGGACCGCCAGGAAGCCGCCTATGTGCGGCGGCTGGACCGGCTGTCGCGGCACATGGAGCGGATCGAGCGGGATCTCACCATCGCCATCGAGGCGCAGGCGCTGTTCGTGCGCTTCTGGCTGTCGGTCACCGCCCCGCTGGCGCCCAGTCAGCAGGCCGCCGCCAAGGCGCAGGGGGCGCAGCGCTACCAATCCTATATCGAGACGCTCGGCCGCCGCCTGCAACGCGGCGACAGCCTGGTGCGGGAAATCAGCGAGGAAATCTGGCCGGAGCGGCGCCACGCGGCGGCCACGCCGACAGCCGATTTCACGCCGGACGATCCGGACCCTTCCGGTGATGAGGGGGAGACGGCATGA
- the trbB gene encoding P-type conjugative transfer ATPase TrbB: protein MTGPDRFSAQTSRTVRMLRTAIGPAVGDYLDDPDIVEVMLNPDGRIWVDRLGSGLADTGHRLSPADGERIIRLVASHVGAEVHAASPRISAELPELGERFEGLLPPVVTAPAFAIRKPAVAVFTLADYVAHGIMTEAQATLLRTAVHERRNILIAGGTSSGKTTLANALLAEIAGTGDRVIVIEDTRELRCTVPNVVAMRTKDGVVTLSDLVRSALRLRPDRIPIGEVRGREALDLLKAWGTGHPGGIGTIHAGSASGALHRLEQLIQEAVVTVPRALIAETIDVIAVLTGRGRGRRLSGVWAVDGLAPDGSYGLTALGTAPGETVIPFTSTKGPVS from the coding sequence ATGACCGGACCTGACCGTTTCTCCGCACAGACGTCGCGCACCGTCCGCATGCTGCGCACCGCGATCGGCCCGGCCGTGGGCGACTATCTCGACGATCCCGACATCGTCGAGGTGATGCTCAATCCCGATGGCAGGATCTGGGTCGATCGCCTCGGCAGTGGCTTGGCCGATACCGGCCATCGCCTGTCCCCGGCCGATGGCGAGCGGATCATCCGCCTGGTCGCCTCCCATGTCGGCGCCGAGGTGCATGCCGCCAGCCCCCGCATCTCCGCCGAACTGCCGGAATTGGGCGAACGCTTCGAGGGCCTGTTGCCACCGGTGGTCACCGCCCCGGCCTTTGCCATCCGCAAGCCGGCGGTCGCGGTGTTCACCCTCGCCGATTACGTCGCGCACGGCATCATGACCGAGGCGCAGGCCACATTATTGCGCACTGCCGTTCACGAGCGCCGCAACATCCTGATCGCCGGAGGCACCTCGAGCGGCAAGACCACGCTCGCCAACGCGCTGCTGGCCGAGATCGCCGGCACCGGCGATCGGGTGATCGTGATCGAGGATACGCGTGAGCTGCGCTGCACCGTGCCCAATGTCGTCGCCATGCGCACCAAGGATGGCGTTGTCACTCTGTCCGACCTGGTGCGCTCGGCGCTGCGGCTGCGCCCGGACCGCATTCCAATCGGCGAGGTGCGTGGGCGCGAGGCGCTCGACCTGCTCAAGGCCTGGGGCACCGGCCATCCTGGCGGCATCGGCACCATCCACGCCGGCTCGGCCAGCGGCGCGCTGCACCGGCTGGAACAACTGATCCAGGAAGCCGTGGTCACCGTGCCGCGTGCCCTGATCGCCGAAACCATCGATGTCATCGCCGTGCTCACCGGCCGTGGCCGCGGTCGCCGCCTGTCCGGCGTCTGGGCCGTCGACGGCCTCGCGCCCGACGGCAGTTATGGGCTGACCGCGCTGGGCACGGCGCCCGGCGAGACCGTCATTCCCTTCACCTCCACCAAAGGACCCGTGTCATGA
- a CDS encoding conjugal transfer protein TraG: MTRSRILWGQMLGALFAVLAGLWGATEWTAWRLGFAPALGRPWLQVRGVPVYPPHAFFPWWLHYDRYAPRVFAIGALSATLGGIGAMLIALLGSLLRARQAAIVTTYGSARWAVRDDLRHAGLLEPAGVPIGRDGREILRHEGPEHVLVFAPTRSGKGVGLVVPTLLSWCESVIVHDIKGENWTLTAGWRAQFSHALLFDPTDPRSAAYNPLLEVRRGIWEVRDVQNIADVLVDPEGALERRNHWEKTSHALLVGAILHVLYAEPDKTLAGVATFLSDPSRAIERTLRIMMSTPHRGAQGVHPVVAQAARELLNKSDNERSGVLSTAMSFLGLYRDPVVAGVTSRCDWRIADLVESERPVSLYLVVPPSDISRTKPLIRLVLNQIGRRLTEKLDNPARRHRLLMMLDEFPALGRLDFFESALAFQAGYGIRAFLIAQSLNQIQKAYGEHDAILDNCHVRICFATNDERTARRISDALGTATELRNMKNYAGHRLAPWLPHLMVSRQETPRPLLTPGEVMQLPATDEIVMIAGLPPIRARKLRYYEDRAFAGRVLPPPVLSVQGYADRPPGQGDDWTGLAPVAAPTDGTGNTADSSPGGNGGLRQEPELPVHEDAAPAPANEFAFVDDEPDDDARRARFARQTTRTAAMDRDDGLGMERTP, encoded by the coding sequence ATGACCAGAAGCCGGATTCTCTGGGGCCAGATGCTGGGGGCACTGTTCGCGGTGCTCGCCGGCCTATGGGGTGCCACCGAGTGGACCGCGTGGCGGCTGGGTTTCGCCCCGGCGCTGGGCCGACCCTGGCTCCAGGTTCGGGGTGTTCCGGTCTATCCCCCTCACGCATTCTTCCCGTGGTGGCTGCATTACGACCGCTACGCCCCGCGCGTGTTCGCGATCGGCGCGCTAAGCGCCACTTTGGGCGGCATCGGTGCGATGCTGATCGCCCTGCTGGGCTCGCTGTTGCGCGCCCGACAGGCGGCGATCGTCACCACCTACGGCTCGGCCCGCTGGGCGGTCCGTGACGATCTGCGCCACGCCGGCCTGCTCGAGCCTGCCGGCGTGCCGATCGGCCGCGACGGGCGGGAGATCCTGCGCCACGAGGGGCCGGAGCATGTGCTGGTGTTCGCCCCCACCCGTTCCGGCAAGGGCGTCGGGCTGGTGGTGCCGACCCTGCTGTCCTGGTGCGAGAGCGTCATCGTCCATGACATCAAGGGCGAGAACTGGACCCTGACCGCGGGCTGGCGGGCGCAGTTCTCCCACGCCCTGCTGTTCGACCCCACCGATCCGCGCTCCGCCGCCTACAACCCGCTGCTCGAAGTACGGCGCGGGATCTGGGAAGTCCGCGACGTGCAGAACATCGCCGATGTCCTGGTCGACCCGGAAGGCGCGCTCGAACGCCGCAACCATTGGGAGAAGACCAGCCACGCCCTGCTGGTCGGCGCGATCCTGCACGTTCTCTACGCCGAGCCCGACAAGACGCTGGCCGGCGTCGCGACCTTCCTGTCCGACCCGTCGCGCGCGATCGAGCGCACCCTGCGCATCATGATGAGCACGCCGCATCGCGGCGCGCAGGGCGTGCATCCCGTGGTCGCCCAGGCGGCCCGCGAGTTGCTGAACAAATCCGACAACGAGCGCTCCGGCGTGCTGTCGACCGCGATGTCGTTCCTCGGCCTGTACCGCGATCCGGTCGTGGCCGGGGTGACCAGCCGTTGCGACTGGCGCATCGCCGACCTGGTCGAGTCCGAACGGCCGGTGTCGCTCTACCTGGTGGTGCCGCCGTCGGACATCAGCCGCACCAAGCCGCTGATCCGCCTGGTGTTGAACCAGATCGGCCGCCGGCTGACCGAAAAGCTCGACAATCCCGCCCGCCGCCACCGGCTACTGATGATGCTCGACGAATTCCCTGCCCTCGGGCGGCTGGATTTCTTCGAGAGCGCGCTGGCGTTCCAGGCCGGCTACGGCATCCGCGCCTTCCTGATCGCGCAATCGCTGAACCAGATCCAGAAAGCCTATGGCGAGCACGACGCCATTCTCGATAATTGCCATGTTCGGATCTGCTTCGCGACCAATGACGAGCGCACCGCGCGTCGGATCTCGGACGCACTCGGCACCGCCACCGAACTGCGTAACATGAAGAATTATGCCGGCCACCGGCTGGCGCCGTGGCTGCCGCATCTGATGGTCAGCCGCCAGGAGACGCCGCGTCCGCTGCTGACCCCGGGCGAGGTGATGCAGCTGCCGGCGACCGACGAGATCGTCATGATCGCCGGCCTGCCGCCGATCCGGGCGCGCAAGCTCCGTTATTATGAGGACCGCGCCTTTGCCGGACGGGTGCTGCCGCCACCGGTGCTATCGGTGCAGGGCTATGCCGACCGGCCGCCGGGGCAGGGGGACGACTGGACCGGACTGGCGCCGGTCGCAGCCCCCACGGATGGGACAGGGAATACCGCCGATTCCTCACCGGGCGGCAATGGCGGCCTGCGCCAGGAACCGGAATTGCCCGTGCATGAGGATGCTGCCCCCGCGCCCGCCAACGAATTCGCCTTCGTCGATGACGAACCCGACGACGACGCCCGGCGTGCCCGCTTCGCGCGACAGACCACGCGCACGGCGGCGATGGATCGTGACGACGGGCTCGGGATGGAGAGGACACCATGA